TACTGAACATCACTACAGATCGCGCAGCATCGCCTGCTGGTTCTCCCACCACGCCAGTCATCCAATCGATAACCCAGAGCTGATCGTCCATGAGTACATTGTCAGGATGGAAATCTCCATGGCATAAATGAGTTCCTTCCGGTAACTTCTCCAGATAGCTCAGAATGACTGACTTCTCATCTTCACTAAGCATAGGAGCCCCCATGATATTCCACTTTAACATATCCTTCTGCTGTCCGATCTCCTCGGTAATTTCAAGCCTATGCAAATCAAAGTGAAGCCCCGCCATCATTCTGGCATACTTACTAACTTTCCAAGGCTTCTCACCCATTACTTTTAAAAGAGAGGGACCTTGGATTTGTTGAAATACGATACCTTGTCTTGTCTGTTCATAAATGAGTCCAAAAGGCTGCGGTGTCCGAATGCCCTGCGAGTGCACAAACTGGCTGATTTTAAATTCTCGGCTAATGTTCTGCTCTGAAACATCCTCTAGGTACAGCTTAAGAATCCTCTGATCCTCATGCTCCCAAATCTCCGCTGTCCTGCCTTTCCCGACAAGCTTCGCTTTCACTCGGCTTCCTCCATTTAGTCCAGATTAATACGGGTAAAATGTTCAACTACCGGAAATGGATCGTAGTAATGGTGAAGCAGTGCCTTCCATTCCTGATACTGGCTGGATTCTCTGAAGCCAACAGTGTGATCTTCAAGCGTTCTCCACTTCACAAGCAGCAAATACTTATGATCATCCTCCAAGCAATGTTGGAGTTCATGCCCCATATAGCCTTCTATGGAGGAGATTAAGCTTGATGCCTCCTTGAAGCTTTTTTCAAATTCAGTAGTCAAACCAGGCTTCACTTGCAGCATCGCAGCTTCCAAAATCATAATCAGCAGTCCTCCAAAGGTTATGTATTTAAAGCATCACGGAAAAATTCATGATAAAAATTAATAATTACAAGCAGGATCGCTAGTGACTCGTTGACCTGCCCTACCTCAAGGTTATGATTAGCATCATCGATTCTATACACCTTTAAATGCTGGAGCCCACTAATTTCACCGGAATGCTGTTCACTAAATAAAGGATCGCATCCGCCATACATTACAGTACCACGACTCTGCTGAATCAGCGGCACCGCCTCAGGCAACGGTGTGATATAAAGATGAGACGTCTTTTTCTGTATTTGCAGCTCTTCTGCAATTCTCCCTGCGATGACCGCACCGACGCTTTTGCTGATAAATAGTATTTTTTTGTATTCAGGAAGAGAAGCAATGGCCGCCTTACATTCCTGAATAAGAATAATCATTTCATCACGCTTAAACCCTACTCTCGCACTCTGATAGCCATACTCAAGCAGCAGGACGTCGCAATTATGCTCCCGGGCTGTTTTGGCCGCATAATCTAGCAGGGGGCGCTCAGCCGAATAATTTTTCCCTGGAAAAATAACAGCCAGTGTCTTGGATCCTTGAGTAATATATTTATGTCTAACCTCTCTACCCCAATAAGAGGACATCATGATATTGCTGACGTTCATCCATGTTTCCCTCTCTTCTACAACAATCATTCTATGTATCTATCATTATAGCTAACTTATGTTTAGTTTTAAAACCAAAGAATTCCTAATCTCAACTAGAGATCAGGAACAGTCGAAAGTAGGTCTATTGCTATGAGGCTATCTGCTTACTTTTACTTCTACTAACCATAATCTCAGCGCAAATCCATAATGCCAGTGGAATAATCACCTGAAATGGAAAGGCGTAGAATTTATAAATATTGTAGTAAAAATACTGCATTTCCATCATGTCCTTGTACACAAAATCGGCAAAATAAATCATGAGCAGTCCTAGCTGAAGCACGACGGAGCGATAGCTTTTTAATTTAAATACTTTAGCTAATCCACTGCTAGCTACATACAGACATAAGCTTGCTTTTATGAAGGTTGTGATTACAAATACAACAGCCGTGGAAGCCTCAATTCTTGATAGAAAATCACCTACATTAATACGACTCGCAGACACATAAGAGGGGAAATTCAGACTGGACACTACTTCAGGACCGAGCATCAATAGATTACGTAGCGTAGCCGAAAGAATAATCATCCCAGAAATCAGTACACCACCAAATAATATTTTCTTACCTGTGGCTTTGTTAGATATAGTACTAAATGCCCCCAGAATTATTATACCCTCTGCGAATATAACAGAAGACGTACCCAGAGTATCGCTAAACACCGAATACCAGCCTTTATCAACTAAAGGGAGTATGTGATGATATTCCAGCTTTGAAGTAGATAATATGAAAATAATCAAATTCACAGCTATCGTAAATAGAAGCAGAAGCTTCGCGCTTCTTCCCAGCACCTCAATCCCTGCCTTAACCACCCAAATGCACAATAACCCAACACATAGCATAGGAACAAGCATCGGTGTTTCGGTCAGGGCGATCAATCTACTGAATTCTCCAAAGACCCTGAGAGCCAGTGCCCCCAGATGGAATGCATACCAAATATAGAGACAGGAGATCATTCGCCCGAGAACGCTACCAAATACAACGATCAGCATATCAAACAGATCCTTACCCGGAAAAAGAACATGAAGTCTTGCGTATATCAGCAGAAGAGGAACTGCAAGTACCATGGCAAAAAGTAGAGCGATCCACTTGCTGTTACCGGATTGTCCTGGCAAGCCCATAAATATGGAAGTTCCCACAAAAAACAAAACCGTAACGCTAATCATATGCCCTACAGGAATGATCTCCTTATTCATACACTTCTCCTTTACGCATGTTCCCTAAAATAGCTTCTTGATCAAATTTTCAATCAGTGGAGATGGGCTAGGAATCGACCACTTCATGGACAATGCAACAGCAATGACAAATGAAACTAGACATAAGAATGAACAGACCCAAAAATCCCGCTTCATCCCCTGCTTTAACAGTCCGTAAGGATCGAGCAATACGATAACCACATAGACAAGAATTACGATTACAACCACTTCATCACCTATTTTTAATGAGTCTGGATAGATCTATTGGTTTGCCCACTGCTCTTAATAATCACTTTGGAATTTACAACGACGTCCAATTCGGAGAATTCCTGTCCCCAGTTTTCCTTAACTTTCTTCCAGGTTTGCGGCATTCTCTCATGCACAAGCTCTCCAAACCCAAAAACATCGGCATGATAATCCTGCTGAACCCTATGGATAACGGAGAGCATCCGTTGCTGTAATTCCTTTCCGGCACGCTTCTCAAGGATTTCCTTGCTACCAATATTATTGAATTCTTCCGGAGCCATTACCTCATCCAGTCCGACTTGCGTTTCTGTGTTAATTTGCATTTGCAATTTGCCATCGTTCCATATAGGCTTTACTTTTGTTTTATTAGACAGAATCTCAAGCGAAAAGGCAGGTTTTCCTTGTTCATCATTTAAGGGTAGCACCCCACCCTGGATTTGATCTTTAGTAAAGAGCATATATTTCGTTTCTTCACCGCTAATCGTGCCAACCATTTTATCCATTCTGAATATAGCTGTCCCACTTACCCGAGCATTTTTCGTCTTATTTTCTTCATAAATATAGATAAGCGGAGCTATTGCAAATTCACCAGAAGCCTCCAGCTTATCAATGAAGTCCCAAATTTCCACGACGGGAGCCGTACTGGTATTGTGCTCAGATCTCATCTGTTGCGCAAGCGCATAGGCCATAATACTTTCCGTTACACTGCTTAGACTAATGACTTCCTGAGCCGTCTTCTCCTTAGACACAAATATGAATACATCTGACCTTGTTTCTGTATCTCTGTTATACCAATCAATCACTTTGATAACCCCTTCCCGGGCTATCTCTTCACTAAGTACAATTACTTTAGAATGACTCCAAAATAATTTTTTTCCTGTAATGGAGATCATTCCTCGCACGATATCAAATATCGTCTTCCCAGAAAGGGTTAGCATCTTAAATCCGGTCTGTTCTGATTGCGATCCTTCCTTCGTATCCACAATCTCAACGGTTACCGCTATTTCCCCCTCTTTCTTCCCCTTATCAATCCCCACCCCAGCTACAATCGATATCTCATCCACTTCAGAGTAGTTCCAACAACCAGTTACACTTATAAGAAGGATCAGAGTTATAAAGACCAGGATTACCTTTTTCAGCATGTTCATGGCCTTCTCTCTATTTTATTGGTCCCTTTTCTCTTCCTGTTCCGTGCCCCGATCATCGCTGGACGCAGATACATATGCCACCATGGTGCCCTAATCGCTGTATCTTTAATATCCTGTGGACGGATAGAGCCTATCCCAAGCATGTATGATACCCCAAAGGAACGCAGACTCATCAAATGAATAACAAGCCCGAGCATCCCGAGAAAGTACCCGTAAACTCCTAGCATAAAGCTTGCAATTAGCAGAAGTGCCCTTACTACAATTAATGGGCCCGTCAATTTAGGATTGAGCAGCGTCATAATTCCGGTTAAGCCGACTACAATAATCATCGGAGCACTCACTAATCTGGCTTCTACGGCCGCCTGTCCCAACACAAGAGCCCCTACGATGCTGATTGCTTGTCCAATATAGGTAGGAATCCGTTCTCCTGCCTCTCTTAGGATTTCAAATATAGTTAACATGAACACCGCCTCTACTACTGTCGGAAAGGGGACCGCTACTCTCGAAGTAGCAATGCTTAGCAATAATTGGGTAGGTATCATCTCCTGACTGTAGGTAACCAAGGCCACATAAAGAGCAGGTATACTAAGAGACAAAAAAGCTCCAATTATTCTTAGCATTCGGTTAAAAGAACCAAAATAATAGTTAATATAATAATCAGAGCTTGCTTGGAAATTTTCCACAAATAGATAAGGTACGGTCATCGCATACGGACTGCCTTCTATAAGCAAGGCCACTCTACCCTCCATCATTTTACTAACTAGGGAATCCGGGCGTTCTGTGCTTCCTGTCATTTCAAAGGGTGAAAAGGGTTCGTCTCTTATTAATTCCGAAAGATATGACGTATCCAGAATAAGGTCTATATCAACCTGCTTAAGTCGATCTTGCAATTCTTTAACAATACTTGGTGATGCCAGGCTTTCTATATAGCAGATGCATACCTGTGTTTTGGAACGTGATCCCATCGGGCTAAAAATGAACTTCAGATCCGGATCTTGCAATCTTCGGCGGATTTGGGTCAAGTTAACTAGCAGCGATTCTGTAAATCCTTCCCGCGGACCATAAACACTTTTCTCGGTCACTGGGTCCGTAATCGCTTTTGTCGCCCAGCCTTGCGCATTAATATTGAGCACACCCGCATAGCCGTCCAGCAGCAATAAAGTCTTACCAGCTATAATCGCACTGATCATTTCATCCAAATCTGTAGAAGCAACTACATCCGAAACGTTAATAACCTGCGTCCGAATCTTCTCCACTAGCTCCGCTGTGTTGCCATACTCCATTCTGGTGAAGTCAAAAGCCATCAATGGCTTAATAACACCCTCCTGAATCATATGCTTGTCAACCATCCCATCAACGCTAACTAACCCGAAGCGAAGATCTGCACGGAACTCATTATTTAGCACTCTGATTCTAAGGGTTCCATCATCCTTGAATATTTGCCGAAACAGGTTCATCATTTCATCTAGTGACGTACTTGGAGTCTGCCCAGACGTCGTATTTTTTTGAGAAGCTTCGCTGTTATCTCCTGCTGTCTGTTTCTCCATAGTAGTCACTCCTGTCACAATAGGTTTCATAGAAATTATCCCCCGTCTCTCTAAAAAATATCCACCAAAATTATGCTGAAAAGGGATCAACTTCTTAGCGAGCGGAGATTGAGCTTCATCTGTTAAATATAAAAAAGCCGCTTAAGCAGCGGCCTTGTTGATGGTTTAAGATTGTAGTACTCATCTGGTATAATTTGATGAAAATAAGAGATAGGAGCTCACTATGACACCATTTACGGAACAAGTGATACGTATCATACAATCCATACCTGAAGGTAAAGTGATGACCTATGGAGGCATTGCCCGCGCGGCGGGAAGTCCAAGGGGCGCGAGGCAGGTCGTTCGTATCCTTCACTCCATGAGTAGAAAATATAAGCTCCCCTGGCATCGGGTCATCAACGCCAAAGGAATGATCTCCTTGACTGAAGATGAGTCTAGCTCCCTCCAGAAGCTTTTTTTGCAGGAGGAAGGAATTATTTTTAATGAAAAGGGTGTTGTAGACCTGAAGCAATTCCAATTTGATCCGGAAGGTATGGATTAACCACGTATGCTCTTGGAGCCCCTTCCTCTTTCACTGGTTCCAAGACCATTTAGCAAGCAGTACATCGTAGCGTAGATAACCAGCAATACAAACGCAATGAACAAGCTGAAAAATACCGACTGTCGATTCAAGCTATCCATAACTAGTTGGTACAACTGATGCCGGTCCGTCAGTACGTCCCAGCTGTTAAGCCTGTAGACTCGGCCAAGCAGTACTCCATAACCTCCAAGCACACATGCTGCGAGTACGAATACCCAAGAGAACAGCAGGCTGGTTTTGCGATAAACAACCGCCTGGAACTGGTATAAAGAGAAGAACCCGGTCAACCAGCCGCTCCAAGTGAATAACAGAAGGGTAACCAAGTCATACCAATACCGATTCTGAATCGTGCCATCCACGATATATCTGCTTTTTCTTACCGTTAAATGCACCAGATCAGTCATGAGATAAGGCGCGTTGGGAAAGAACAGCAGCCAAGCGATACCTAGCGGAACAAGCAGTAAGCCGCCTATCTTCCTTTTATCCAGTTCATAAGCAGCCATGGAGAACAGGAACGGAATCCAAGCCAAGAACAAATTCCAGATTAAAAAAGCATAAAACGAATCCGTCTGAAGAGACACTACACGATATACGGCCAATGTCGCCACAGACAGACCCGCCAAGAGCATAAACACCTTCGGATAATTTAATTCCTTCATGAGCTTATATTCTCCTTATCGATATAGTTTTCATTTAACTTATACCCAATTGTACAAATTTGGCATTCCCAAGTCCAATCTGAACAGAAAAACCCGGACGCAGGAGCGCCCGGGCTAACTCTTATCTATTCAACTCAGAGACCACCATTTAGTTCAGGTGCAACTATAGGCTTCTTACGCCCCTTCAAGCCGCGCAGACTCTCCGCATCCTCCAGACAGGAGAACGCAGTACACTCCCTAAATGCGTGATGACTGCATCCGATGCACTTGCTGTAATTGATACTGTTAAGTGCTTCATTAATCGCTTCACCAGTATGCCGATAAAATTGCGCCTCTCCTATGGTGTCATATAGTCCAGTTTTCTTGAGCAATTCAAGTGGCTGCGGCTGAATACTGGAAATCATCAATTTCCCTCCACTAGCTTGTAAATGCCGCACCAGCTCTACCAGATTAGATTCACCCGTTGTATCCATGAAGGGTACTTTTCCCATCCGCATTAATATAATTCTGGGTTGATCCGAGCCATAGCTTGGCATAGTGTCATCGAATCGATAAGCAGCGCCAAAAAACAGCGGACCCTCCACCGTATAAATTCCAATTTGCGGACAATCATGACTCTCCGTAACCATATGTGCCTCAACCTTAACGGAATTTGGATCAGGCAGCACTTTGGCTACTAAATGAACCTCTCCCATTCGTTTCACAAACAGAATGACCGCAAGAATCAATCCTACCTCTACAGCCAGCGTTAAATCAGCAAATATCGTTAATAAGAAGGTGATAAATAACACCAATGAATCACCGGTCTTGATCTTCAGCAAATGAAGAAATTGTTTGCGCTCACTCATATTCCAAGCTACTACCATAAGAATAGGCGCCATCGCTGCCAGAGGAATACTAGAAGCATAGGGTGCAAACAACAGAAGAATTAGGAACACCACTACACCGTGAACAATTCCTGAGATCGGAGAAACAGCACCGCTTTTGATATTTGTCGCTGTTCTAGCAATGGCACCTGTAGCCGGTATCCCTCCGAACAATGGAGCGACAATATTCGCAATCCCTTGACCGATCAGCTCACGGTTGCTGTTATGGCGGCTGCCCGTCATTCCATCAGCTACGACAGCTGACAATAATGATTCAATGGCACCTAGCATCGCGATGATGAAGGCCGGACGAATCAGCAGTGTAATCCGTTCCCATGTAATATTCGGAAAGTGGAAGCTTGGTAATGTATTAGGAATATCCCCATATGCAGAGCCAATTGTAGTCACCTTACCGCTAAAGAATAACGCAGCAATCACAGTCGCGCACAGAAGGCCTACCAAGGATCCAGGCACCTTCGGAGCGAATCGGATCGCAAGGATAACCACGACAAGACAAATCACGGCGGTCAGAATACTGTAGCCATTCACCGTCGATAGATGAAGCCCAATTTCTTTCATGTTATCTACAAAGCGCTCATGCCGTTCTATATCCCTTAGCCCCAGGAAATTAGCAATCTGTCCGGTGAAGATAATGACCGCTATTCCCGCTGTGAAACCAATCGTAACCGGCTTCGGAATAAACTTAATCAGTACGCCCAGCTTTAATAATCCCATGAGGAGTAGAATAACCCCTGCCATCATCCCTGCTATAAGCAGATTCTCGTAGCCATACTCCATTGCAATGGCGAACAAGATAGGAATAAATGCACCTGTCGGCCCACCAATCTGAAATTTTGATCCTCCGAACAATGAAATACATATCCCGGCAACTATCGTTGTATAAATTCCATACTCCGGTTTTACACCGGAAGCAATAGCAAATGCCATCCCCAAAGGAATGGCAATAACACCGACGATTGTCCCCGAAATCAAATCCTTGCGAAATGCATTCATGTTGTAGCCTTTATACCGGCCCCACCCTGTCATGATCAAACCTTCTTTTCTTTGAATATCTGATTATTTGAATATAAGAAGAACATTACTCTAGGACGCGACTATTGTCAACGCCAAAATAACGTTAATCTATGCCATTTTCACTCGCCGCGCATGCCTTCCAGCAATGAAATGGTATTCACGAGATGATTATCAAATATTTGCTTCGCTACGACCAGAAGATCTTTAATCAGCGGATCACGTAACGAATAGATCACTGTGGTGCCTTCTTTTACACTGGCTACTACATTCTTGGCCCGCAAAACAGCTAACTGCTGAGATACAGCAGAGCCTTCCGAACCTAGAATCGCCTGTAGTTCATTCACATTCTTCTCGCCTTCGCTAAGCAGCTCCAGAATTCGAATACGCATCGGATGAGCCAACGCCTTAAAGAATTCGGTCTTAAATTGCTGAATTTCGGTGTTCATAGACTTCTACTCCTCATAGCTTTACTTCTGAATCTAATGTTATCTTTGTATGTTATCTTAGTCCCTGTGAAGCGTCAAATATTAAAGGGATAGATGTTCACATCACGAACATGTAATTCTACAAACACGCCAAGTGCCATAGGCTCGCCAAGACATTCGAACATTACTACATCTTCACCCATTCGCAACAATCCTGTCCCGTCTGCTTCAATATTCTCCAGCACACCTGTAAACACAACCTTATCTCCCTCTAACCTGATATTGAACTCACTCGCAGCTACAGGCAGGACATCGACCCATCTCATGAGCAGCTCCGAAAGCTCGAATTCCACATCCGTTTCTGTCCCTGGGTCCACAGAAGCACCGCACCAGATCCCCCGGCCCTCGCCGACATCTGCGCGAAAGAATACCTCGTCTTTTTTAATACCATTTTTTGTGATTTTGATTTTCATAGCAAATACTCCACCTTGATGATTTATAACGATTATTATACATGACAATGGAACGAAATATAAAAAAACAGGGATGATCCGTAACCATTGTGGCTATGGATCATCCCTGTTTAAGTTTAAATAGAATTCACATAGATGGAAATCACTTATTTCACTTGTTCTCCGCTAAATACTTTTACGTCAAGTGGCGCAGCCAAGAATTCACTCGCTTTAGCTGAGAACGCGGTAAAGTGAGGGCTCGTATTGTGGCTGGATACCGCTTCAGCGTCGCGCCATGTCTCAACCATAATAAATGAATTGGCTTCTCCAGCATTCTCATACAGCTCGTAAGAGAGATTTCCCTCTTCAGCGTGAGTAGCTGTGAGCAGTGTTTTTGACTCCGCCAAAAACTGTTCGCGACGTTCCGGATTCACTTTGAGTTCAGCATGGATAATGATCATTGTATATTCCTCCTAAGGTGTAAAGTATTATTTCCACTCAGCAATCTTATCGATAGGTAAGCGAACAGATGGATAACCTGCATCAACAGCCTTACCAATGGAAAGCAACATTACAGGAACATAACGATCTTTTTCCATGCCAAACGCTTCGGCGATTTGATCTTTCTCATAACCACCAATTGGATTCGTATCGTAACCATGTGCACGAGCAACCAGCATCAATTGCATCGCAACAAGAGCACCATCAATCAGTACGGTGTCTTTATTAACATCATGTGGCAGAGTTGCGAAGTGAGCGGATAATCTAGCCAATTGATTCTCTTTTACTTCAGCAGGCATTAGTCCACGTTCAACAGCTGTACCATAAATCTCCTCAGCATAGTCGAAATTGTTCAAATCACCGAAAATGGCAATCATAGCTGCAGAGGTTTCTACTTGTACGCCATTAAATTTAGCAAGAGGGGCTAAAGTAGCTTTCGCTTCGTCACTTTCAATGACCAGAAAACGCCAAGGCTGCATGTTCACAGAAGATGGAGCAAGTGTAGCTTCAGTAAGAATCTGTGTCATCTCTTCTTTGCTGATTTTAACGGATGGATCATATTTGCGGATAGAGCGGCGACCCGTAATAATCTCTTTAAAATCATTTGTTTGTGTTTGTGTAGCGTTCATATGTGTATTTCTCCTTTGAGTGTGTAATTTGTGTAGTTACAACAGATTGATATTAGATTGCAGACGATTAAGCATATCTATGAGCACTGCTCGCTCCTGATCGTTAAATCCGGTAAGCAGAGTAGCGACAAATCGCCTCTTCTCTTCGCTATATTGAATCATTCTTTCCCGTCCTTGATCCGTTAATGAGACCAATGTAACCCTGTTATCTACTGGGTTGTTGCGGCGAGTAATCGTACCGCTCTCTTCCATCCCCTTCAAGTGCCGGGTGACG
This window of the Paenibacillus sp. FSL R10-2734 genome carries:
- a CDS encoding aminoglycoside phosphotransferase family protein — its product is MKAKLVGKGRTAEIWEHEDQRILKLYLEDVSEQNISREFKISQFVHSQGIRTPQPFGLIYEQTRQGIVFQQIQGPSLLKVMGEKPWKVSKYARMMAGLHFDLHRLEITEEIGQQKDMLKWNIMGAPMLSEDEKSVILSYLEKLPEGTHLCHGDFHPDNVLMDDQLWVIDWMTGVVGEPAGDAARSVVMFSMGAMPPEASVLSRMMIGFIRKKLTKGYIREYLRLSGHTYEDVDRWILPIAAARLVEWLPPSEKELLVKEVRKRLQALTLSQN
- a CDS encoding antibiotic biosynthesis monooxygenase gives rise to the protein MILEAAMLQVKPGLTTEFEKSFKEASSLISSIEGYMGHELQHCLEDDHKYLLLVKWRTLEDHTVGFRESSQYQEWKALLHHYYDPFPVVEHFTRINLD
- a CDS encoding endospore germination permease, with protein sequence MNKEIIPVGHMISVTVLFFVGTSIFMGLPGQSGNSKWIALLFAMVLAVPLLLIYARLHVLFPGKDLFDMLIVVFGSVLGRMISCLYIWYAFHLGALALRVFGEFSRLIALTETPMLVPMLCVGLLCIWVVKAGIEVLGRSAKLLLLFTIAVNLIIFILSTSKLEYHHILPLVDKGWYSVFSDTLGTSSVIFAEGIIILGAFSTISNKATGKKILFGGVLISGMIILSATLRNLLMLGPEVVSSLNFPSYVSASRINVGDFLSRIEASTAVVFVITTFIKASLCLYVASSGLAKVFKLKSYRSVVLQLGLLMIYFADFVYKDMMEMQYFYYNIYKFYAFPFQVIIPLALWICAEIMVSRSKSKQIAS
- a CDS encoding Ger(x)C family spore germination protein, translating into MLKKVILVFITLILLISVTGCWNYSEVDEISIVAGVGIDKGKKEGEIAVTVEIVDTKEGSQSEQTGFKMLTLSGKTIFDIVRGMISITGKKLFWSHSKVIVLSEEIAREGVIKVIDWYNRDTETRSDVFIFVSKEKTAQEVISLSSVTESIMAYALAQQMRSEHNTSTAPVVEIWDFIDKLEASGEFAIAPLIYIYEENKTKNARVSGTAIFRMDKMVGTISGEETKYMLFTKDQIQGGVLPLNDEQGKPAFSLEILSNKTKVKPIWNDGKLQMQINTETQVGLDEVMAPEEFNNIGSKEILEKRAGKELQQRMLSVIHRVQQDYHADVFGFGELVHERMPQTWKKVKENWGQEFSELDVVVNSKVIIKSSGQTNRSIQTH
- a CDS encoding spore germination protein; the protein is MKPIVTGVTTMEKQTAGDNSEASQKNTTSGQTPSTSLDEMMNLFRQIFKDDGTLRIRVLNNEFRADLRFGLVSVDGMVDKHMIQEGVIKPLMAFDFTRMEYGNTAELVEKIRTQVINVSDVVASTDLDEMISAIIAGKTLLLLDGYAGVLNINAQGWATKAITDPVTEKSVYGPREGFTESLLVNLTQIRRRLQDPDLKFIFSPMGSRSKTQVCICYIESLASPSIVKELQDRLKQVDIDLILDTSYLSELIRDEPFSPFEMTGSTERPDSLVSKMMEGRVALLIEGSPYAMTVPYLFVENFQASSDYYINYYFGSFNRMLRIIGAFLSLSIPALYVALVTYSQEMIPTQLLLSIATSRVAVPFPTVVEAVFMLTIFEILREAGERIPTYIGQAISIVGALVLGQAAVEARLVSAPMIIVVGLTGIMTLLNPKLTGPLIVVRALLLIASFMLGVYGYFLGMLGLVIHLMSLRSFGVSYMLGIGSIRPQDIKDTAIRAPWWHMYLRPAMIGARNRKRKGTNKIERRP
- a CDS encoding MGMT family protein — its product is MTPFTEQVIRIIQSIPEGKVMTYGGIARAAGSPRGARQVVRILHSMSRKYKLPWHRVINAKGMISLTEDESSSLQKLFLQEEGIIFNEKGVVDLKQFQFDPEGMD
- a CDS encoding DUF1361 domain-containing protein; this encodes MKELNYPKVFMLLAGLSVATLAVYRVVSLQTDSFYAFLIWNLFLAWIPFLFSMAAYELDKRKIGGLLLVPLGIAWLLFFPNAPYLMTDLVHLTVRKSRYIVDGTIQNRYWYDLVTLLLFTWSGWLTGFFSLYQFQAVVYRKTSLLFSWVFVLAACVLGGYGVLLGRVYRLNSWDVLTDRHQLYQLVMDSLNRQSVFFSLFIAFVLLVIYATMYCLLNGLGTSERGRGSKSIRG
- the sulP gene encoding sulfate permease → MTGWGRYKGYNMNAFRKDLISGTIVGVIAIPLGMAFAIASGVKPEYGIYTTIVAGICISLFGGSKFQIGGPTGAFIPILFAIAMEYGYENLLIAGMMAGVILLLMGLLKLGVLIKFIPKPVTIGFTAGIAVIIFTGQIANFLGLRDIERHERFVDNMKEIGLHLSTVNGYSILTAVICLVVVILAIRFAPKVPGSLVGLLCATVIAALFFSGKVTTIGSAYGDIPNTLPSFHFPNITWERITLLIRPAFIIAMLGAIESLLSAVVADGMTGSRHNSNRELIGQGIANIVAPLFGGIPATGAIARTATNIKSGAVSPISGIVHGVVVFLILLLFAPYASSIPLAAMAPILMVVAWNMSERKQFLHLLKIKTGDSLVLFITFLLTIFADLTLAVEVGLILAVILFVKRMGEVHLVAKVLPDPNSVKVEAHMVTESHDCPQIGIYTVEGPLFFGAAYRFDDTMPSYGSDQPRIILMRMGKVPFMDTTGESNLVELVRHLQASGGKLMISSIQPQPLELLKKTGLYDTIGEAQFYRHTGEAINEALNSINYSKCIGCSHHAFRECTAFSCLEDAESLRGLKGRKKPIVAPELNGGL
- a CDS encoding metalloregulator ArsR/SmtB family transcription factor; its protein translation is MNTEIQQFKTEFFKALAHPMRIRILELLSEGEKNVNELQAILGSEGSAVSQQLAVLRAKNVVASVKEGTTVIYSLRDPLIKDLLVVAKQIFDNHLVNTISLLEGMRGE
- a CDS encoding putative quinol monooxygenase, giving the protein MIIIHAELKVNPERREQFLAESKTLLTATHAEEGNLSYELYENAGEANSFIMVETWRDAEAVSSHNTSPHFTAFSAKASEFLAAPLDVKVFSGEQVK
- a CDS encoding nitroreductase family protein; this translates as MNATQTQTNDFKEIITGRRSIRKYDPSVKISKEEMTQILTEATLAPSSVNMQPWRFLVIESDEAKATLAPLAKFNGVQVETSAAMIAIFGDLNNFDYAEEIYGTAVERGLMPAEVKENQLARLSAHFATLPHDVNKDTVLIDGALVAMQLMLVARAHGYDTNPIGGYEKDQIAEAFGMEKDRYVPVMLLSIGKAVDAGYPSVRLPIDKIAEWK
- a CDS encoding MarR family winged helix-turn-helix transcriptional regulator, whose protein sequence is MTEHYPEEDRIFELLQALNKGICPKFERCAGISPTRLRLLHELFQVDEVSQITLQKGMDIDAAAVTRHLKGMEESGTITRRNNPVDNRVTLVSLTDQGRERMIQYSEEKRRFVATLLTGFNDQERAVLIDMLNRLQSNINLL